TCCTCACTAATTTTCACTAATCAATATCCCCCATTAGCGAAAATTAGTGGTAAACGCTCCCAGTCAGGAGTCAGTATATCTTTTCTAACCGCGAACCATCCGTTCCACTTCCTCACAAATCAACCGAGCGTTCTCACATGCGCATTCAGCATCGGCCAGAACAAACGTTGTGCCTGGCGTTAAATCCGGCAGTCCATTCGGATAGCGGGCAGGAATATAAAAAACGATCCAGTGTCGCCGCTTTTTCGATCAGTGGAACAAACTTCTCCTTTGCCACGTCCTGCGGCAAATCGCGCATCAACTTCTGAATGCTATGTCCCCAGGGATCTTCATCCAGCTCCTGCC
This genomic stretch from Spartobacteria bacterium harbors:
- a CDS encoding HEPN domain-containing protein; protein product: MSQKQQHHEAVRWLTTAQEDLKAAQLLKDQKMYSHSCFLAQQCAEKALKALWQELDEDPWGHSIQKLMRDLPQDVAKEKFVPLIEKAATLDRFLYSCPLSEWTAGFNARHNVCSGRC